In the genome of Gammaproteobacteria bacterium, one region contains:
- a CDS encoding DUF4396 domain-containing protein, producing the protein MNAVSSLDIPSRIAFAFMVLFRQDPTVDSAVYWFMMQIAMVVGFATTYPANRRSGKADIKHGM; encoded by the coding sequence GTGAACGCCGTTTCATCACTCGATATCCCGAGCCGGATCGCATTCGCCTTCATGGTCCTGTTCCGGCAGGATCCGACGGTGGACAGCGCGGTCTACTGGTTCATGATGCAAATCGCCATGGTGGTCGGCTTTGCCACCACCTATCCCGCCAACAGGCGGTCGGGGAAGGCGGACATCAAACATGGCATG